TTTATGCTCTCAATTTTCTCTTTTTCCCGATAGCGGTTATCGTAACCATGCTAGCACTAAACGGCAGTTATAACCTGATGCATCTGTTCGCCCTTTTCTTAATGATGGTCTATGGAATCGATTATGGCATTTATCTCTCTCGCGGGGATATATCCACGTCACTACGGGCAGTATTGTACTCATGCATAACAACCTTTGCAGGGTTTGGGATATTGGTTCTCAGTGATGTTCCGGCGGTAGATTCGATAGGAGCGGTGACGATTGCAGGTCTTGGTGCGATACTCCTCCTCTTCTTTCAAAAAGGGAAACAATGTCACACGTAACGGTACTGTATAACGATGGACGTATTGAGGAAGAAATCGTCGATTTTAGAGGGTATACCCCTGTCTCAGAGAATTCTCGCTGCATTATCCCCACCCACCATGATAAGATGGAGCAAATCAGAGAGATTGTAGCCTCAATCCATCGAGGAGATATTCCGCTGCTCTATGATACGACGATGAAGAGCAGTGATGAGAAAGCTCACCGATTACGCGATTTGCCCCTATCAGAACATCTCCAATCGGCTTGTGTTCTTTTCTTTACCTCAGGCACTTCGGGCAATCCGATAGGGGTTCTAAAAGGGAGTGAGCATTTGGTGAGTGAGTGCGAAGCACAAATAGAGTGGCTTCAACATTATAAGATTGAGCAGTGTCTGGTTACTGTCCCTTTTTTCCATATATACGGCTATCTTTTCGGTCTTGCTATCCCTTTGAGTATGGGTCTTGATATCGTGACCAAAGAGGACTTCCTCCCCCAAGAGATTCTCAAGCTGTGTCAACAAAAGCCGACTTTGTGTATTACCAATCCGGTCTTTATCCGCTCCATGATCCGTTTGCGTGACGATATTGATTTGCGTGATACCCTTTTTATTTGTTCCAGTGGACCGTTAGAGAGTGAAGAGGCTCTAAAATTTGAGCAAAAATACTCCACCCGTTTGGTTCAACTTTATGGCTCCAGTGAAACAGGTGGAATCGCCATACGTGAGGGGGGAGAATCATTGTGGAATCCTCTAAACGGTGTCGTTATCGAGAGTGATGAGGGGATTTTGAGTGTACGTTCCCGGTATCTGTCTCGCTATGTGTTTGACGATGAATTTCGCCCCCTCTCAAATCCTTTTCAGACAACCGATATTATTGAAAAAGTGGGTGAGCAATTCAAGATAGTGGGACGTGCCAGCGAATTGGTCAAAATCGGTGGTAAACGACTCTCGATGGTAGAGATAGAGACATTTTTAGAAACGATGGAGGGGATTGAAGAGGCTCTGGGATTTGTGGAGTACCATCCCTCATCGCTTCGGGGTGAAACATTAACATTGTATCTCGTAGGTGATAGCTCAAAAATTGATAAAACCGTGTTAAAAAAAGCTCTTCATGATCAGTTTGGGGGGATACATATCGAGAGTAAAATCATTATGGTGGATGCCCTCGCCAAAACAGCTTTAGGGAAAAAGATACGTCACAAAGTCATTACTTAAGCTGCCATATAAAACATGGCAATCTCTCCTGTTGCAAATGTGCTCAAACCGTTAAACGCCCGAAATTTAAAGAGATAAGAGTCGTTAAACGAATGGAGTAGGGTAATCGTAATGAGGGGATTACAAACATTAGCCTTCTCCTCTAAGATGACATTGCGAAACGATGAGACAAAACCGATGTTGCAGTGCGGTGAAAGGGGAAAATAGCTCGTCCCCTGTGCAGATGCTTCACAAAACATTGCTAATGTCGGCGTCAGTGGGAAAGATGAACGAAAGGTTACTTCAGTGTCACTTTGCTCTAGGAGTGATTCGACGAAAATAAGGGGTTCTTTATGGGGGAGACGAGAATTTGGCATACAGATTCCTCATTAAACTTATAAAACAAATGGTAAAATAAAGTTACTTAAAATGAGGGTTTTTTTGAATGATTAAACGTGTATTGGTTGTTTATTACTCTCAAAGTGGTCAATTAACAAGAGTATTAGAGAGAATGCTCTCTCCTCTTCACGAAAATCCTGCTATCGAGCTCTCAATAGTGCGTCTCGAGTCGAGTGAAGATTTTACTTTTCCGTGGTCTTTTTGGCGTTTTTTTGATGCCTTTCCGGAAAGTGTCTATTTGGATCCTCCAAATAATTTACCGTTTGAACTAGAAAATCCTCACGAGTTTGATTTGATCATTATAGGGTACCAGCCATGGTTCCTCTCCCCCTCTTTGCCGATGAGTGCTTTTCTCCTCTCGGATGAAGCAAAAATTATTTTAAAAGATAAGCCTGTAATGACGGTTATCGGATGTAGAAATATGTGGATTGAGGCTCATAAAACACTAAAAGAGCTTATTTCTAAGTGTCAAGGTCAGCTGATCGATAACGTCGTTTTTAGTGATCAAAGCGGGCCGTTAGAGAGTTTTATAACAACACCTCGTTGGATGCTGAGCGGTAAAAAAGATTCTTTTTTAGGTTTTTCGCGTGCGGGTATTAGTGATGATGATATTGTTTCGAGTGAACGTTTCGGCAAAAGATTAGTGGAAAAGCTTCAAGATAATAGCCATTTAATAAATGGACCTATGTTGAAAAATCTTGGTGCGGTACAGGTAGATGATCGTTTTATTGCAGCCGAAAAAATTGGGAAAAGGAGCTTTCGAATTTGGGGAGCACTTATCCGTCTTTTCGGTAAAAGAGGTTCAAAATTACGTTTACCGATTTTATCGTTTTATATTCTGTTTTTAATTACGTTAATTATTACGGTAGTCCCGATAAATATGATGATTCAGGCAATGATTCGCCGTTTATTTAAAGGAAAAATAGATAAAATAAGAGAAATATTAGAAGCCCCATCCGGCAGGTAAGAGAGTAGTATGGCGAATGTATACATCACAAAAATAGCAGCATTTTTACCAAACGACCCTGTTGATAATGCTCATATTGAAGAGGTCTTGGGATGTATCGGAGGGGTAAAGTCGAGAGCTAAAAATGTTGTGTTACGCAGCAATGGGATCAAAACGCGCCATTATGTTTTAGACCCTAAAACACGAGAACCCCTTTATAGTAATGCATCATTAACGGCTAAAGCGATACGGTTACTCGAAGATGAGAAATTTTCGCTCTCTGATGTGGGATGTTTGGTGTGCGGAACTACCTCGCCGGATCATTTGATGCCCAATCATGCCCTGATGACACAAGGCGAATTAGGGCTTCATGCGTGTGAAGCGATTGCTACTTCGGGGATATGCTTGAGCGGAGTCACCGCAATGAAATACGCTTATATGGCGATTGCTTCCGAAGAGCACGCTTGTGCAATCAGCAGTGGATCGGAGACATCATCGATGGGGATGAGAGCTGAGATGTTTATGGCAGAATCGGGTGATGCTGAATCTGTTGAAAAACGCCCTGAGATTGCTTTTGGAAAAGATTTTTTACGTTGGATGCTCTCTGATGGTGCGGGGGCAACACTATTACAACCTACTCCCAATAGTGAGGGGATATCGCTTAAAATCGAGTGGATTGATATCCTCTCGTATGCCGGTGAGATGCCTGTCTGTATGATCGCCGGAGCGCATCATAGTGATGAGGGTGTCTATCAACCGTGGAAAGAAGTTCATTCGTCATTGTGGCGTGAATATAATGTTTTTGCGGTTGAGCAGGATGTCAAATTATTGAATGAAAATATTGTCCATTACACCGTTGAAAAACCTTTGTTATCTATCAAAGAAAAACGACAATTATGTGCAGATGATATCGACTATTTTTTACCACACTATTCATCAGAATATTTTCGAGACAAAATGGCTGCCGGTATGGAAAAAATAGGATTTGCTATCCCGTATGAGAAGTGGTTTACCAATCTCACGACCAAAGGAAACACCGGCAGTGCCTCTATCTATATTATCCTTGAAGAGCTATTTAATTCCGGAAAACTTCAAGTGGGTGAAAAAATCCTCTGTTTTATCCCTGAAAGTGGACGTTTTTCAACGGCATTTATGTTGTTGGAGGTGGTTTAAATGAGAGAAGAAGAGGCACCGCAGGATAATATTTCGATTTATCGCGGAGGGAAAAAAGCCCTTTATGCGGCTAAAGCAAACGGTGAGTACGCCGTAACCCCAAGTAGCGGATGGGCAATCGAGGAGATGGCGACACTCCAAGCGGTTGAAGAGTTTAACCGATTAGAGAGGGAAGCGTATCAAGGGTTTCTTGAAAAACGTATCTCCCCTCTAGGAGTATGGATGAACCGTCGCCGAATGAGTCTCAAAACGCTTAGTGAATGCAGCGGTTTTTGGCAATGGAGTATCAAACGTCATTTGCAATACGATACCTTTAAAAAACTCAATCCGAAAACCATTGCACTCTATTGTGACGTCTTAGATGTTAGTGAAGAGGAATTAAATCACCCAAAGGAGAGCATATAATGGGAGAATTTACCCACCGACATTCTGCCCATTGTGAAAGCGGCGTTGTCTCTTCACTGATAACCCATGGCGGTTATCCGATTAGTGAAGTGATGGCATTTGGTATCGGAAACGGTCTTACGTTCGCCTATTTGCCGATAGTAAAAATCGATGGAATGCCTCTTATTGCCTATCGAATGCCCCCTCGAAGTATTATTAAAACCATTACCAAACGTCTAGGGCTTGTGCTACGGATGAAAACCTATCCAAACCCGACTGTCGCACGTGATGATTTGAGTGCGATGCTCCGTGAGGGAAAATTGGTCGGACTTCAAACTTCGGTCTATTATCTCCCCTATTTTCCTCCGGAGATGCGATTTCATTTCAATGCACACAACCTATTGGTCTACGGACAAGATGAAAATGGGTTCAATGTTAGTGATCCGGTATTTGAAGATCCGATGCATATAGGGTTCAATGATCTTGATAAAGCCCGTTTTGCACGAGGAGTATTTGCACCCAAGGGGGCGTGTTACACTATCGAGTCAATCCCTCATGAGATTGATTTGAAAAAAGCAATCACCAAAGCGATTAAACGAACTACCGGAATGATGCTCTATACCCCTTTTCCATGGGTGGGTATTCGGGGGATGAAGATGATGAAAAAGGCGATTTTAAAATTGCCAAATCACCCCCATAAACGGTATGCTTCCCTTTATCTAGGTCATATTATCCGTATGCAAGAGGAGATTGGTACAGGCGGTGGCGGATTTCGTCTCATGTACGCCGGATTTTTATTTGAAGCGGCGGATATTTTAGGGCGTGATGAGCTAAAAATAGCTTCAACGATGATGGGAGAATCGGGAGATGCGTGGCGTCGTTTTGCTCTAAGTGCTTCCAAAGCGTGTAAGGGTTCAGAGTACTCAGTCGAAGAGATTGCATCGAAGCTTCAAGAGGCGATTGATCTGGAAGAGAAAGTATACCGTTACCTACGAGGGCTTAAATTATGAGCCATCGGGTCTATTTAAATGCTTCAAGCTGTGCGTGTGCCGCAGGGCTCACTATCGAAGAGATATTTGAGACACTCTTATCGGGACAATCGGCGATTAGTTACCAAGAGGGATACGTTGAGGGATTTTCTATGCCGTTGGGGAAAATCCCGTATGAGGGTGATTTTTTTGACTTATTGAGTGAGAATGTTAAAAATATTCTCTCTCTCGCACCGTGGTTAATCCCCGCTGAGACGATGGTGGTAGTAGGCTCTTCTGTAGGGGGAATGTGCCGTGCTGAGAAGAAATTTTTTCGCGATGGAGATTGTAAAAACATTGCTGTCGAAGAGTTTGCATTGCGCGCCATAGCCGATGAAATCGTTGGAAAATTCGGGTTTAAATCGGCGCTCTCTTTTTCAACCGCCTGTACCAGTAGCTCAGTTGCCATCGATTTCGCGTATGATCTGATTCATCGTGGGATTATGAAGAGTGTTGTGGTAATTGGGGCGGATGAACTGAGCCGTTCAGCCGTCAATGGGTTCGATTGTTTGGGGATAGCATCGCATGAGGCGACTCGCCCTTTCGATGTGGAGCGAAATGGTATTAATGTCGCCGAAGGGATAGCGGTACTAGCCCTCTCGAGCCAAAAGAGTGAGCAGTGTGTCGAGATTTTGGGGTGTGGGTTGAGCAGTGATGCCTACAATATCACTCATCCCCATCCTGAGGGGGATGGGGCACGTGCCGCGATGCTTCAAGCGTTAGAAAAGGCGGGACTTGAACCTTCGATGATCGATTATATTAATGCTCACGGTACGGGAACAATCGCCAATGATGAGATCGAGAGTGCATCGATTTATGCAATCTTTGGCTCACATCCGTTTGTTGTCTCCACCAAAGCGGTGAGCGGGCATACTTTAGGAGCGTGCGGTGCTCTCGAAGCGGCAATCGGTGCGATGTCTATTCTTCGAAACATCATCCCACCCTGTGTCAATCTCCACACGCAAATCGATTCAAGACTTAACCACCCTCTAAAACCGACCCCTGCCTCTATCAATTATGTGATGTCGAATGCTTTTGGATTCGGTGGGGGAAATGCCGTCATAGTATTAGGGAGAGTCAATGCAGATTAATTTAGAAATACTCGGATTTGCTGTGGTAGAAGACGCTGAAAAGTGCACTGCTCTCAATGAAAAAGTGATTGTGAGCGATATGATGTTGCGCAGACGTTTAACCCGAAATGCCCGTATCTCTCTCTATTTAGCCGATCAACTCGGAGAGATGAATACTCCTATCGTTATAGGAAATGCCTATGGCGAGGTTGCGGAGACGTTTGATATTTTAAAAGCGATTGCATCACATGAGACACTAAGCCCCACCGCATTTCAAAATTCAGTCCATAATACCCCCGCATCCTATCTCTCCATCGTCGGACAAAACAAAGGGTACGTCACCACGGTGAGTGATTTACACGAAACATCCGAAGCGCTTTTAAAAGTGGGGGCACTCAAATCGCTCAGTGCTGGGTCGATGGTGCTGATACTCACCGATGCGATTGATTTTCCCCATATCGATGAGCTCAATCGATGCGGCATTACTCGAAAAGAGTGCGGCGTTGCACTGCATGTCCGTCATACGGAACAACCTACAACCCTTTTTCTAAGCGGCAAACAATTTGAGGGGTATTCCCCAAGTGTTTGGAAAATGTTAGAGATAGCCCAAGGGTGTCAATTAGGCTCCATTATCGGGGTTGAGATTTAAAAAAGAACCTTATCGTAATCAACGAGTACTTTTCCGCCGTTACGCAGAAGCTCCATTGTATTTAATTCATGGATGATAGTAGGGGAAAAGAGGGTTTTGAGATGGATAGCATAGACTTTAAAATCGTTGCGTGAACAGGTTTCGAGTTCGCTTTGGAGTAGGGCAGGGGTGAGATGTTTACTATCGTGTGCCAGTTTTGCAAAGCTTGAGGGGAACGATACTTCGATAACAAGGGTGTGAATATGGTGATTTTTATCCAATAATTCCCATATTTTCGAACATTTGTAAGTGTCGGCACTAAAAAGAATCCCTTGGGCATTTTTCTCGATGAGATAACCGCAACTTCCATCGGTATGGTCGGTTTTAAATGGGGTAAGGGAAACATCATCAATATAATATTTTTGATCAAGTTTTATTTCGATAAGTTCAATCGTCTTATCAGTATGCCCAATGAGGCTAATCTCTTCAAAATTGGGCCAAATACGGTGGTTAAAAATAAACTGACGTAAATCATCGAGGGTCGCTTTAAGCCCGTAAATTTTAAGAGAGATCGATTTTTGGGTGACAAAAAGATCAGCAAGAAAAGGGATATCGATGATATGATCAAGATGCGAATGGGTAAGAAAGATATGCTCGATGGTAAAAACATCATCTCCAAAAGCATTAATAAGATTTCCTGCATCGATAACGCAGTGTTTCGAAACACGTAGACACGTAGTCCCTTGTGTAGGGGTTCGTGTCCCTCCGGTTCCTAAAAATTCGATAAAGTTCATTCTTTCTCTACCCTTCATAAAATTTTATTATAATATAAAATAGATGAATTTTCACCTTAATGGTTAAATGAGTATTAATTAAACACTAATGGTCGTTTTTTTAGTACGATCTATGTTATCCTTACTTATTAGCTTGCACAAGGAAACCCGATGTCGCTCAAAGTTGTTCTCTCTCATAAAACTCATTATGCTTTTGATAAACCTATCAATCTTTCTCCCCATATAATCCGTCTTCGTCCCGCACCGCACAGTCGTACCCCGATTGAAGCTTATTCTCTCACGATCAAACCGGATAATCATTTTATCAACTGGCAACAAGACCCTTTCGGTAACTATCTTGCTCGAATCGTTTTTCCGGAAAAGACAACTGAACTCGCTATCAATGTGGAAGTAAAAGCGGAATTGGTGAGTATCAATCCATTTGATTTTTTCGTCGAAGAGTATGCATCTGATTTTCCGTTTAAATACAGAAAAGAGCTTAAGCAAGAGCTACAACCCTATCTTCAGATTGATGAAGATGGGAAAAAACTTAAAAGCTTTTTGTCAAAAATAGATTTAACACCGCGCCCTATTAATGATTTTTTGGTTGAACTCAATATGAAAATCAATCAGCATCTTAACTATACGGTTCGCATGGAACCGGGAGTGCAGACGTGTGCCGTGACATTGGGCAAAAAACTCGGTTCGTGTCGTGATTTCGCATGGCTTTTCGTCCAAGTCCTTCGCCATTTAGGACTTGCGGCCCGTTTTGTTTCAGGATATCTCGTACAGCTCTCTGCTGATGTGCAATCGCTTGATGGTCCAAGCGGGCCGGCAGAGGATTTCACCGATCTACACGCGTGGACGGAGGTTTATATTCCGGGTGCGGGGTGGATCGGTTTGGATAGCACCAGCGGATTGTTCGCCGCAGAAGGGCATATTCCCCTCGCATGTACCCCAAGCCCTGAGGGGGCAGCACCTGTTGAGGGAGCTATGGATAAATGTGAAGTGGAATTTGAATATTCCAATACCGTCACCCGTATTTTTGAATCTCCCCGTGTTACCAAACCGTATCGCACTGAACAGTGGGACGCAATCAATGCTTTAGGGTATGCGGTTGATAAAGAACTCGTGGCAAACGATGTACGTATGAGCATGGGGGGAGAACCGACGTTTGTCTCTATCGATGATATGGAATCAGAACAGTGGAATACTGAAGCAGATGGGGAGCATAAACGTGAGCGGGCAAATGTCCTCTCACGACGGTTGCTGAACAGTTTCGGAAAAGGGGGGATGCTTCATCACGCACAAGGTAAATGGTATCCGGGTGAGCCATTGCCTCGATGGATGTCTACGATCATTTGGCGCAAAGATGGTCAGCCGATTTGGAAAAATCCCGATTTGTTAGCAAGTTTGGATCAAAATTTTGACTATACCCCCGAAGATGGTCGCAAATTTTTAGAGACGTTATGTTTAAATCTTGGTATCAGCGATAAAAATATCCACGATGCCTATAACGATCCCCTCGTAGCATTGCTCCAAGAGTCATTGTTACCTATCGATATTGATCCCAAAAAAGCCAACCTCAAAGACTCACTGGAACGTCGTGCATTGGCAGAATCCCTCTCCAGCGGTATTGATAAACCCGCAGGGTTCGTCCTTCCACTAAACTGGGGGATGACCCGTTGGGTAACGTGTCGTTGGGAATTTCGCCGTCCACAGCTCTTTTTAGCCCCAGGTACTTCTCCCGTTGGATTACGCCTCCCACTCGATTCATTGGCGCATAAACCCCATATTGAATTAGAACAAAGTTTTGAACCCGATTTGTTCGGGGCATTTCCCTCTTTAGGTGAATATCACAGTGCCGTAAAGGTGCGTGGAGAAAAAGTGAGCAAAAAGACTAAATCCTCAACCGATTATGAAGTTTTTGTCCGTACCGCGTTGAGTATCGAGATACGGGAGAATAAACTCTTTATTTTTCTCCCTCCGATTACCAATACCGAAGCCTTTTTGGATTTGATAGCCTCCATCGAAGAGACGGCAGAAGCACTCAATATGGCAGTCATGATTGAGGGATATGAACCACCACATGACCTACGAATTGAAAAAATGAGAGTTACTCCCGATCCGGGAGTAATCGAGGTCAATATCCATCCAACAACGAGTTGGGAAGAACTAAGTCACGTCATCACCACCCTCTACGAAGAGGCACATCAATCCCGTCTAGGGACACTCAAATTTATGCAAGACGGTAAACAAGGGGGGACAGGTGGTGGAAATCATGTCACTATCGGAGGACTTACCCCGAGTGATAGTCCATTGCTCCGAAACCCTGAGCTTTTGCGTTCATTGCTCACTTTTTGGCAACACCATCCAAGCCTCTCGTATCTTTTCTCTGGTGCGTTTATCGGACCTACTTCCCAAGCACCGCGTGTTGATGAGGGGAGACTTGAAAATCTGTATGAACTCGAAATCGCTTTTAACCAAATCCCTCATGGTGAACCAATCCCGTTTTGGTTGACTGACCGACTGTTCCGTCATATGCTTACCGACTTGACGGGGAATACCCACCGCAGTGAGTTTTGTATCGATAAACTCTACTCACCTGACTCTTCGACAGGTCGGCTAGGGATTTTAGAGTTGCGCGGATTTGAAATGCCGCCGCATGCACAGATGTCATTGGTGCAGATGTTGTTAGTTCGAACACTCGTCTCCCTTTTCTGGAAAAAACCGTACCGTCATAAATTGGTACGTTGGGGGACTCAACTGCACGATAAGTTTTTAATTGAGCATTATGTTCGTGAAGATATTCGTGATATTGTGGAGTTTTTACGCTCAGAAGGGTACGCGTTTGAGAATGATTGGTTCGATCCATTTTTCGAATTTCGCTTTCCACTCTATGGTATGACACAAATCGAAGGGGTTCATTGTGAACTTCGCGGTGCTATTGAGCCGTGGCATGTTTTAGGAGAGGAATCAAGTTCACAAGGGACAGCCCGTTATGTCGATTCTTCACTGGAGCGGGTACAGGTTAAAGTCTCTAATTTCGTCGATGAGCGGTATGTATTGACGTGTAATGGAGTCAAAGTTCCTTTGGTTAATACGGGAGTAGAAGGGGAATACGTCTCAGGGGTACGTTACCGTGCTTGGCAACCGTGGTCAGCACTCCATCCGACGATTGGGGTGGATACGCCGTTGGTATTTGATCTTGTCGATACATGGAATCGTCGCTCTGTCGGGGGCTTTACCTATTTTGTCTCCCATCCGGGGGGACGATCGTACGATACTTTCCCAGTCAATACCCTTGAAGCACAATCTCGCCGTATCAGTCGGTTTTGGGGATTTGGTCATACCCAAGGGGAGATGGAAGAGGTACATGAGCCGATTATCCGAGAACAAGAACTCTCTAAAGATGAAAAAATAGGACGAGTTGTTGAGAAACATACCGCGAAAAAAAGTTTTGCGTATCAAGAACTTCCAGGGAGCTTAGAGTATCCGCATACATTAGATTTACGCCGTAAGTGGAGTCCTAATAAACAATGATGTTTGAGAATTATAAGAGTGGATCGTATGATGAGATGTTTGATGAT
The sequence above is drawn from the Sulfuricurvum sp. genome and encodes:
- a CDS encoding DUF2126 domain-containing protein — its product is MSLKVVLSHKTHYAFDKPINLSPHIIRLRPAPHSRTPIEAYSLTIKPDNHFINWQQDPFGNYLARIVFPEKTTELAINVEVKAELVSINPFDFFVEEYASDFPFKYRKELKQELQPYLQIDEDGKKLKSFLSKIDLTPRPINDFLVELNMKINQHLNYTVRMEPGVQTCAVTLGKKLGSCRDFAWLFVQVLRHLGLAARFVSGYLVQLSADVQSLDGPSGPAEDFTDLHAWTEVYIPGAGWIGLDSTSGLFAAEGHIPLACTPSPEGAAPVEGAMDKCEVEFEYSNTVTRIFESPRVTKPYRTEQWDAINALGYAVDKELVANDVRMSMGGEPTFVSIDDMESEQWNTEADGEHKRERANVLSRRLLNSFGKGGMLHHAQGKWYPGEPLPRWMSTIIWRKDGQPIWKNPDLLASLDQNFDYTPEDGRKFLETLCLNLGISDKNIHDAYNDPLVALLQESLLPIDIDPKKANLKDSLERRALAESLSSGIDKPAGFVLPLNWGMTRWVTCRWEFRRPQLFLAPGTSPVGLRLPLDSLAHKPHIELEQSFEPDLFGAFPSLGEYHSAVKVRGEKVSKKTKSSTDYEVFVRTALSIEIRENKLFIFLPPITNTEAFLDLIASIEETAEALNMAVMIEGYEPPHDLRIEKMRVTPDPGVIEVNIHPTTSWEELSHVITTLYEEAHQSRLGTLKFMQDGKQGGTGGGNHVTIGGLTPSDSPLLRNPELLRSLLTFWQHHPSLSYLFSGAFIGPTSQAPRVDEGRLENLYELEIAFNQIPHGEPIPFWLTDRLFRHMLTDLTGNTHRSEFCIDKLYSPDSSTGRLGILELRGFEMPPHAQMSLVQMLLVRTLVSLFWKKPYRHKLVRWGTQLHDKFLIEHYVREDIRDIVEFLRSEGYAFENDWFDPFFEFRFPLYGMTQIEGVHCELRGAIEPWHVLGEESSSQGTARYVDSSLERVQVKVSNFVDERYVLTCNGVKVPLVNTGVEGEYVSGVRYRAWQPWSALHPTIGVDTPLVFDLVDTWNRRSVGGFTYFVSHPGGRSYDTFPVNTLEAQSRRISRFWGFGHTQGEMEEVHEPIIREQELSKDEKIGRVVEKHTAKKSFAYQELPGSLEYPHTLDLRRKWSPNKQ
- a CDS encoding helix-turn-helix transcriptional regulator — translated: MREEEAPQDNISIYRGGKKALYAAKANGEYAVTPSSGWAIEEMATLQAVEEFNRLEREAYQGFLEKRISPLGVWMNRRRMSLKTLSECSGFWQWSIKRHLQYDTFKKLNPKTIALYCDVLDVSEEELNHPKESI
- a CDS encoding beta-ketoacyl-ACP synthase III — protein: MANVYITKIAAFLPNDPVDNAHIEEVLGCIGGVKSRAKNVVLRSNGIKTRHYVLDPKTREPLYSNASLTAKAIRLLEDEKFSLSDVGCLVCGTTSPDHLMPNHALMTQGELGLHACEAIATSGICLSGVTAMKYAYMAIASEEHACAISSGSETSSMGMRAEMFMAESGDAESVEKRPEIAFGKDFLRWMLSDGAGATLLQPTPNSEGISLKIEWIDILSYAGEMPVCMIAGAHHSDEGVYQPWKEVHSSLWREYNVFAVEQDVKLLNENIVHYTVEKPLLSIKEKRQLCADDIDYFLPHYSSEYFRDKMAAGMEKIGFAIPYEKWFTNLTTKGNTGSASIYIILEELFNSGKLQVGEKILCFIPESGRFSTAFMLLEVV
- a CDS encoding beta-ketoacyl-[acyl-carrier-protein] synthase family protein produces the protein MSHRVYLNASSCACAAGLTIEEIFETLLSGQSAISYQEGYVEGFSMPLGKIPYEGDFFDLLSENVKNILSLAPWLIPAETMVVVGSSVGGMCRAEKKFFRDGDCKNIAVEEFALRAIADEIVGKFGFKSALSFSTACTSSSVAIDFAYDLIHRGIMKSVVVIGADELSRSAVNGFDCLGIASHEATRPFDVERNGINVAEGIAVLALSSQKSEQCVEILGCGLSSDAYNITHPHPEGDGARAAMLQALEKAGLEPSMIDYINAHGTGTIANDEIESASIYAIFGSHPFVVSTKAVSGHTLGACGALEAAIGAMSILRNIIPPCVNLHTQIDSRLNHPLKPTPASINYVMSNAFGFGGGNAVIVLGRVNAD
- a CDS encoding AMP-binding protein, whose translation is MSHVTVLYNDGRIEEEIVDFRGYTPVSENSRCIIPTHHDKMEQIREIVASIHRGDIPLLYDTTMKSSDEKAHRLRDLPLSEHLQSACVLFFTSGTSGNPIGVLKGSEHLVSECEAQIEWLQHYKIEQCLVTVPFFHIYGYLFGLAIPLSMGLDIVTKEDFLPQEILKLCQQKPTLCITNPVFIRSMIRLRDDIDLRDTLFICSSGPLESEEALKFEQKYSTRLVQLYGSSETGGIAIREGGESLWNPLNGVVIESDEGILSVRSRYLSRYVFDDEFRPLSNPFQTTDIIEKVGEQFKIVGRASELVKIGGKRLSMVEIETFLETMEGIEEALGFVEYHPSSLRGETLTLYLVGDSSKIDKTVLKKALHDQFGGIHIESKIIMVDALAKTALGKKIRHKVIT
- a CDS encoding MBL fold metallo-hydrolase codes for the protein MNFIEFLGTGGTRTPTQGTTCLRVSKHCVIDAGNLINAFGDDVFTIEHIFLTHSHLDHIIDIPFLADLFVTQKSISLKIYGLKATLDDLRQFIFNHRIWPNFEEISLIGHTDKTIELIEIKLDQKYYIDDVSLTPFKTDHTDGSCGYLIEKNAQGILFSADTYKCSKIWELLDKNHHIHTLVIEVSFPSSFAKLAHDSKHLTPALLQSELETCSRNDFKVYAIHLKTLFSPTIIHELNTMELLRNGGKVLVDYDKVLF
- a CDS encoding BtrH N-terminal domain-containing protein, encoding MGEFTHRHSAHCESGVVSSLITHGGYPISEVMAFGIGNGLTFAYLPIVKIDGMPLIAYRMPPRSIIKTITKRLGLVLRMKTYPNPTVARDDLSAMLREGKLVGLQTSVYYLPYFPPEMRFHFNAHNLLVYGQDENGFNVSDPVFEDPMHIGFNDLDKARFARGVFAPKGACYTIESIPHEIDLKKAITKAIKRTTGMMLYTPFPWVGIRGMKMMKKAILKLPNHPHKRYASLYLGHIIRMQEEIGTGGGGFRLMYAGFLFEAADILGRDELKIASTMMGESGDAWRRFALSASKACKGSEYSVEEIASKLQEAIDLEEKVYRYLRGLKL
- a CDS encoding dialkylrecorsinol condensing enzyme — its product is MIKRVLVVYYSQSGQLTRVLERMLSPLHENPAIELSIVRLESSEDFTFPWSFWRFFDAFPESVYLDPPNNLPFELENPHEFDLIIIGYQPWFLSPSLPMSAFLLSDEAKIILKDKPVMTVIGCRNMWIEAHKTLKELISKCQGQLIDNVVFSDQSGPLESFITTPRWMLSGKKDSFLGFSRAGISDDDIVSSERFGKRLVEKLQDNSHLINGPMLKNLGAVQVDDRFIAAEKIGKRSFRIWGALIRLFGKRGSKLRLPILSFYILFLITLIITVVPINMMIQAMIRRLFKGKIDKIREILEAPSGR
- a CDS encoding beta-ketoacyl synthase chain length factor; this translates as MQINLEILGFAVVEDAEKCTALNEKVIVSDMMLRRRLTRNARISLYLADQLGEMNTPIVIGNAYGEVAETFDILKAIASHETLSPTAFQNSVHNTPASYLSIVGQNKGYVTTVSDLHETSEALLKVGALKSLSAGSMVLILTDAIDFPHIDELNRCGITRKECGVALHVRHTEQPTTLFLSGKQFEGYSPSVWKMLEIAQGCQLGSIIGVEI